The Streptomyces sp. NBC_01275 genome has a segment encoding these proteins:
- the dut gene encoding dUTP diphosphatase, with translation MSPASRRELDVLIRRVDPDVPLPTYAHPGDAGADLRTTESCELAPGERAVLPTGVSVALPEGYAAFVHPRSGLAARCGVALVNAPGTVDAGYRGEIKVIVVNLDPRESVRFERFDRIAQLVVQQVERVRFQEVAELPDSARAAGGFGSSGGHAAVGGDSGTSVQAAAGGATGGNRYASVVSDREGQ, from the coding sequence GTGAGCCCTGCGTCCCGTCGAGAACTCGACGTCCTGATCCGGCGCGTCGATCCCGACGTACCGCTTCCGACGTATGCGCACCCCGGTGACGCGGGGGCCGATCTGCGGACCACGGAGAGCTGTGAGCTGGCGCCGGGGGAGCGGGCCGTGCTGCCCACGGGGGTGTCCGTCGCGCTGCCCGAGGGGTACGCGGCCTTCGTGCACCCCCGGTCGGGGCTGGCCGCGCGGTGCGGTGTGGCCCTCGTGAATGCCCCGGGGACGGTTGATGCCGGGTACCGTGGGGAGATCAAGGTGATCGTGGTGAATCTCGACCCGCGCGAGTCCGTGCGGTTCGAGCGCTTCGACCGGATTGCCCAACTGGTCGTCCAGCAGGTCGAGAGGGTCCGCTTCCAGGAGGTCGCGGAGCTTCCCGACTCGGCACGGGCCGCAGGGGGCTTCGGTTCCTCCGGCGGGCATGCCGCGGTGGGCGGCGACAGCGGCACAAGCGTTCAGGCCGCCGCGGGCGGCGCGACGGGTGGGAATCGATACGCTTCGGTCGTATCCGACCGGGAAGGACAGTGA
- a CDS encoding DUF3710 domain-containing protein has product MFGRRKKKGAAEDAAGEAEQVVDSVDTEADEEGTGERERVRLEPEPRPDGPWDDSEVRDPAEGRVDLGGLFVPGVDGMELRVEVAGDAIVAATVVLRDSAIQLQAFAAPKREGIWGEVREEIGSGITQQGGIIDEVEGPLGWELRAQVPVQLPDGTGGFHVVRFVGVDGPRWFLRGVISGQGAVQPQAAGLLEQIFRDTVVVRGEGPMAPRDPIVLKLPNDAQMVPEGVQQQEQEGSRFSGGMGQLQRGPEITEVR; this is encoded by the coding sequence GTGTTCGGACGTCGCAAGAAGAAGGGTGCCGCCGAGGACGCGGCCGGCGAGGCCGAGCAGGTCGTCGACAGTGTCGACACTGAGGCGGACGAAGAGGGAACGGGCGAGCGCGAGCGCGTACGGCTCGAGCCGGAGCCGCGGCCCGACGGGCCCTGGGACGACTCCGAGGTCCGCGACCCGGCCGAGGGCCGGGTCGACCTGGGCGGTCTGTTCGTGCCGGGCGTCGACGGCATGGAGCTGCGGGTCGAGGTCGCGGGCGACGCGATCGTCGCGGCGACCGTCGTGCTGCGCGACAGCGCCATCCAGCTGCAGGCCTTCGCCGCGCCCAAGCGCGAGGGCATCTGGGGCGAGGTGCGCGAGGAGATCGGCTCCGGCATCACCCAGCAGGGCGGCATCATCGACGAGGTCGAGGGCCCGCTGGGCTGGGAGCTGCGGGCCCAGGTGCCGGTGCAGCTGCCGGACGGCACGGGCGGCTTCCATGTCGTGCGGTTCGTCGGCGTGGACGGTCCCCGCTGGTTCCTGCGCGGAGTGATCTCGGGCCAGGGCGCGGTGCAGCCGCAGGCCGCGGGCCTGCTCGAGCAGATCTTCCGGGACACGGTCGTGGTCCGCGGCGAGGGCCCGATGGCGCCCCGCGACCCGATCGTCCTCAAGCTGCCGAACGACGCGCAGATGGTGCCCGAGGGCGTCCAGCAGCAGGAGCAGGAAGGCTCCCGCTTCTCCGGCGGCATGGGCCAGCTGCAGCGCGGACCGGAGATCACCGAGGTCCGCTAG
- a CDS encoding sensor histidine kinase KdpD, protein MARGKLRIYLGAAPGVGKTYAMLSEAHRRLERGTDCVVGFVEHHGRQRTEVMLHGLEQVPRRELEYRGAAFTEMDVDAVLARRPQVALVDELAHTNVPGSRNAKRWQDVEELLAAGVDVVSTVNIQHLESLGDVVESITGVRQQETVPDEFVRRADQVELVDMSPQALRRRMAHGNVYRPDKVDAALSNYFRPGNLTALRELALLWVADRVDEYLQQYRSEHRVSAIWGSRERIVVGLTGGPEGRTLIRRAARLAEKGAGGEVLAVYIARSDGLTSASPKELAVQRTLAEDLGGTFHHVVGDDIPAALLAFARGVNATQIVLGSSRRKAWQYVFGPGVGATVARESGSDLDVHIVTHDEVAKGRGLPVARGARLGRARIIWGWLVGVAGPAVLALLLNTVHLGLANDMLLFLAVTVAAALLGGLLPALASAAVGSLLLNYFYTPPLHRWTIADPKNIVAIVIFVGVGVSVASVVDLAARRTHQAARLRAESEILSYLAGNVLRGETSLEALLERVREIFGMESAALLEREGDRAPWTRAGHVGVGQPVERPEDADVDVPVGDHMALALTGRVLPAEDRRVLAAFAAQAVVVLDRRRLQEEADQARALAEGNRIRTALLAAVSHDLRTPLAGIKAAVSSLRSDDVAWSEEDQAELLEGIEDGADRLDHLVGNLLDMSRLQTGTVTPIIREIDLDEVVPMALGGVPDPEESVELDIPETLPMVAVDAGLLERSVANLVENAVKYSPAGEPVLVSASALADRVEVRVVDRGPGVPDEAKERIFAPFQRYGDAPRGAGVGLGLAVARGFAEAMGGTLTAEDTPGGGLTMVLTVRAAGLRPAPQPVARPERQTSC, encoded by the coding sequence ATGGCACGCGGCAAGCTTCGGATCTACCTCGGTGCGGCACCGGGCGTGGGCAAGACGTACGCGATGCTGTCCGAGGCGCACCGCCGGCTGGAGCGCGGCACGGACTGCGTGGTGGGGTTCGTCGAGCACCACGGCCGGCAGCGCACCGAGGTGATGCTGCACGGGCTGGAACAGGTCCCGCGCCGGGAACTGGAGTACCGGGGCGCCGCGTTCACCGAGATGGACGTGGACGCCGTCCTCGCCCGCCGCCCGCAGGTCGCCCTGGTGGACGAGCTGGCCCACACCAACGTCCCGGGCTCGCGCAACGCCAAGCGCTGGCAGGACGTGGAGGAACTGCTCGCCGCCGGCGTCGACGTGGTCTCCACGGTGAACATCCAGCACCTGGAGTCCCTCGGGGACGTCGTCGAGTCGATCACGGGGGTGCGGCAGCAGGAGACCGTGCCCGACGAGTTCGTCCGCCGCGCCGACCAGGTCGAGCTGGTCGACATGTCCCCGCAGGCGCTGCGGCGCCGGATGGCGCACGGCAACGTCTACCGGCCGGACAAGGTCGACGCGGCCCTGTCGAACTACTTCCGCCCGGGCAACCTCACCGCCCTGCGGGAGCTGGCCCTGCTGTGGGTCGCCGACCGGGTCGACGAATACCTCCAGCAGTACCGCAGCGAGCACCGGGTGTCGGCGATCTGGGGCTCCCGGGAGCGGATCGTCGTAGGGCTGACCGGCGGTCCGGAGGGGCGCACGCTGATCCGGCGGGCGGCGCGGCTGGCGGAGAAGGGCGCCGGCGGCGAGGTCCTGGCCGTGTACATAGCGCGCAGCGACGGCCTGACCTCGGCCTCGCCCAAGGAACTGGCGGTCCAGCGCACCCTCGCGGAGGACCTCGGCGGCACCTTCCACCATGTCGTCGGCGACGACATACCCGCCGCGCTCCTCGCCTTCGCGCGGGGCGTGAACGCCACCCAGATCGTGCTCGGCTCCTCCCGCCGCAAGGCCTGGCAGTACGTCTTCGGGCCCGGCGTCGGCGCGACCGTGGCCCGGGAGTCGGGATCCGACCTCGACGTGCACATCGTCACCCACGACGAGGTCGCCAAGGGGCGGGGACTGCCGGTGGCCCGGGGCGCGCGGCTCGGGCGGGCCAGGATCATCTGGGGCTGGCTGGTCGGCGTGGCCGGCCCGGCGGTGCTGGCACTGCTGCTGAACACCGTCCACCTCGGCCTCGCCAACGACATGCTGCTCTTCCTGGCCGTGACCGTGGCGGCGGCCCTGCTCGGCGGGCTGCTGCCCGCACTGGCCTCGGCGGCCGTCGGCTCGCTCCTGCTGAACTACTTCTACACGCCGCCCCTGCACCGCTGGACGATCGCCGACCCGAAGAACATCGTCGCCATCGTGATCTTCGTCGGCGTGGGGGTGTCGGTGGCCTCGGTCGTGGACCTCGCGGCCCGGCGTACGCACCAGGCCGCCCGGCTGCGCGCCGAGTCGGAGATCCTGTCCTACCTGGCGGGCAACGTGCTGCGCGGCGAGACCAGTCTGGAGGCGTTGTTGGAGCGGGTGCGGGAGATCTTCGGCATGGAGTCGGCGGCGCTCCTGGAGCGGGAGGGCGACCGAGCGCCCTGGACCCGGGCCGGCCACGTCGGGGTCGGGCAGCCGGTCGAGCGGCCGGAGGACGCCGACGTGGACGTGCCGGTCGGCGACCACATGGCGCTGGCCCTGACCGGCCGGGTGCTGCCCGCGGAGGACCGGCGGGTGCTGGCCGCCTTCGCCGCGCAGGCCGTCGTCGTCCTGGACCGCAGACGGCTCCAGGAGGAGGCCGACCAGGCCCGCGCGCTCGCCGAGGGCAACCGGATCCGTACGGCGCTGCTGGCCGCCGTGAGCCATGATCTGCGGACGCCGCTGGCCGGGATCAAGGCGGCGGTCTCCTCGCTCCGATCCGATGACGTGGCCTGGTCCGAGGAGGACCAGGCGGAGCTGCTGGAGGGCATCGAGGACGGCGCCGACCGCCTCGACCACCTGGTGGGCAACCTGCTCGACATGTCCCGCCTCCAGACCGGCACGGTCACGCCGATCATCCGGGAGATCGACCTCGACGAGGTGGTGCCGATGGCGCTCGGCGGGGTCCCGGACCCGGAGGAGAGCGTGGAACTGGACATCCCCGAGACGTTGCCCATGGTGGCCGTCGACGCCGGGCTGCTGGAGCGGTCGGTGGCCAACCTCGTCGAGAACGCGGTCAAGTACAGCCCGGCCGGCGAGCCCGTGCTGGTCTCGGCGAGCGCCCTCGCCGACCGGGTCGAGGTACGGGTCGTGGACCGCGGTCCGGGCGTCCCCGACGAGGCCAAGGAGCGGATCTTCGCGCCGTTCCAGCGCTACGGCGACGCCCCGCGCGGGGCCGGGGTGGGCCTCGGCCTCGCCGTCGCGCGCGGCTTCGCCGAGGCCATGGGCGGCACGCTCACCGCCGAGGACACTCCCGGCGGCGGCCTCACCATGGTCCTCACCGTGCGCGCGGCGGGACTCCGCC